Genomic DNA from Marnyiella aurantia:
CATACCCGTTAGCAGGAGCCGTTGCAGGAGCCGTCCACGTTACCTGCAGGCCTGAGCTGGAAACAGTAGTTGTGTTCAGGGCACTTGGGGCTACGCATGACGGCGGCACAGTAACAGCCAGGGTATAATCATGTACTTCGCCAAAACCATCCGTATTATCGCAAGGTTCCGGCGGTTCGGTGCCGTCATAATCGTATTTTGTTGCTATTCTCAGGCGGTAGTTACCCAAAGGCGTCGACGCGGGGACGGTTACTGTAGATGAAGTTTGAGTGCTGGCACCCGTTTGAGGACTGGCCCCGCTGCCGATGAGTTCAGATGAATCAAAACTGCCGTCATTATTAAAATCAGCCCATACCCTAACAGTCTGGTAGCCGTAGTCATGTGTAACCGTAAAGTTATACGCCACCGAGGCGGACAAATTTATGGTGTGGGTGGAATGAAAATCACCGTACTGGCCGGCAGAACATCCTGTGTTCACATGGCTGAAGCCTGCAGCAGGAATTGAAAAACTGTTAATCTGGTCTCCATCATCACATCCATCCGAATACGACGGCGTGCAGTAGGTCTGTGCAGATGCTCCGAGCCCGAGGGACAAAAAGCATGATAGTAATACTTTCTTCATAATTGTGAATTATTTGGTTTAAGCTAATTTATAACATTTTAGTACATTGCACCTAATTAAAGTGTTTATTTAATGCAAATATTATTAAGTAATAATTACTTCAGTATCTAATTTACATTGAAGAATAATTACTTTTTTTTAACTCCAGGAGAGCGGGACATCTAACGCCATCTATAATTTTTTGCGAATCTGGGATTGTGCGCCGCGGATAACAGTTAAATTTAACCACAAAAAAAAGGACAGCTGTTGCCAGCTGTCCTTCCCGTTTAGTTCGTTTAAATTACTTCTTAATTGCTTTCACAGATTTGGACGTTCCGTCTTTATAATCCAGTTTCAGAATATAAAGTCCGGCTTTCAGTTCACTTAAGTTAATCTGTCTTCCAGGATTGGCAATTGTTTTCACCAACCTTCCGGACATATCAATTACGGTCACTGATTTCAGGTCTTTCGCCTCCGTGATGTTCACAACGTCGGTGAATGGGTTTGGATATACTTTTACCTCTTTACTATCTGCAGTAATCTCCCCAACTCCTAAAGCGCCTGCTGCAAGTCCGAAGTTATCAACAAAGAATTCCACATCTTCGGCGTCATTGGTGCTTCCTTCGGTTGCATAAATAGCAAATTTGGTTTGGTTTGTACCTCCGTTTACCACATAAGCATACGTTGTGGAGGTGTTACTGATCGCAGAGGAAGCATCCCAGGTATGCAGTACTGTCCAGGTGGATCCACCATTGGTAGACATCAGGACCTGAACCTGGTCGTCACTGCCCAGTACTCCGGATGTGGTATCGGCCCATTCAACAAGTCCATAATCAAATGTTAAGGTATAAGGTCCTGCAGAAAGATCGAATGTAGGGGACATTAACCAGCCTGTCGTGAAATCCGAATAAAGATTAATTCCTGCCGCACCACTTGGGCCCGAGTTCAGGAAGCCGTCATTATACCAGTTCGCACTTGTACCTGTAGGTCCTGTTGCTGGAGTGCCTCCTGAAGCCTGCTCCCAGCAGACGCCCGGGAATGCGCTGAAATCATTGGTGTATGCTGGGGTAATGGTCGCACAGGCAGTTGTTAGTTGAACACCTCCTGTCCAGACGCTCATATCATTGGCTGAACATACAGAGCGAACCCAAACATAATACGTGGTCGCAGCGGACAGGCCGGTAATAATAGCCGGTGACGAAGCCGTAGTGACGGAATTTGCAGGGGTTAATACGGTTGCACCGGTAGGTGCACTATTTACAGTACTGAAATACACCTGATAACCGCCGGCTGGCGTACTGACAGAAGGAGTAAATGTGATGGATCCACCGGTAGCGGTAACCGTAGCAGCATCTACCAGTATATTTGTAGTACTGTCACAGGTTGGGATGGCCTCCACCGCAAAATTATCTGTGAAGAAATCCAGATCCTCGGCATCATTTGTGGTACCCGAAGTTACATATAATGCGAACCGAGTACTGTTACCAGTATAGGTGGTCAGATTATAGGTATAAGTGTTCGTAGTGTTGGATGGGGAATTGGTGGCATCCCAGGTCTGAAGAACAGTCCAGGTTACACCGCCATCAGTGGAAATTAGGAATTGAACCAAATCATCAGAACCCAGCGCACTTGGTGTAATATCGGCATATTCGGTAACGCCATAGTCAAATTTAACACGGTAACCACCTGCTGACAAATCAAATACCGGGGATATCAGCCATCCTGTTCTGTCAGTGGAATAAATATTGAACTTTGCTGCACCGGTATTTCCATTGTTAAGGAATCCATCATCATACCAATAAGTGCTTGTTCCGGTTCCTGGTCCTGTAGCAGGTGCACCACCGGTGGCCTGAGACCAGCACGCACCTGGAAAAGTGCTAAAATCATTGCTGTAGTTTGGAGTAAATGTTGCACAAAGCGTAGTAAAGGAACCTGTTGAAGCAACCCAGATACTCTGATCCGTGGTTGTACAATTTGTCCGGATCCATGCATAATAGGTAGTAGTTGGATTAAGGCCATTTAAAGTTGCGGTCAGGTTAGGGGTGCTCAAGGAATTGGTGGCATCCAAAACCGTAGTAGCGGTAGGCGCCGCATTTACAGTGCTGTAGTACACCGTATAGCCATTAGCAGGAGGAGTGGTTGGTGCAGTCCACGTCAGCACTGCTGAAGTAGGTAAAATATTTGATGCTGCAAAATTCCCTGGGACTATGCAGCTGGGCGGGGCGGTAACGGCCAGCGTGTAGTCATGTGCCTCTCCATATCCTGATACGTTACAGGGAATGGGTGCACTATTCCAACGATCAGCTACACGCATTCTGTAAGTGCCTACAGGAGTGCCTGCCGGTACAGTAATCGTGGAAGCTGTCTGCATTCCTGATCCACTTGAACCTGAACCTATTAATTCCGTTGTGGGATCAAAGGTTCCGTCATTATTAAAATCGGCCCAAATGCTCACATATTGACCGCTATAGTCGTGGGTAACTGTAAAATCGTACGGCAGAGAAGGCTGTAGGGTTAAAGTGAGGGTACTGCTAAAATCTTCGTAGGATCCCGCTGAACAACCCGTATCAGTATGGGCGAATCCTGCCGCCGGGACCGTAAAGCTGTCTATCATATCTCCCCCACTGCAGCCACTTGCAAACTCCGGGAGACAATAAGTTTGTGCTGAAAACTGCGCCATGGTTAAGCCCAGTGCCGCCAATAGATAAATTCTCTTCATTTTATCAAATTTTTTGTATTTATAGCTAATATAGAAAATCTATTTAATATTCCCAGGAATTTAAGCCTTTTTTTTATTTATTATACGGGTATTTTGCAAAATGATTAACATATCATATTTTAATAGATAAAAAATTTAGATTAGATTACGTGATTGTTTACCGATAACAGCTGAATCTGAGATAACAAAAAAAAGCTGCCCCACCCATTGGTGAGACAGCTCATAAATACTATTTACTAATTACTTCTTAATCGCTTTCACAGATTTGGAAGTTCCGTTTTTATAATCCAGCTTCAGGATATAAAGTCCGGCTTTCAGTTCGCCTAAACTGATTTGTCGTCCCGGATTTGAAACGGTTTTCACTATTCTACCGGACATGTCCATGACGGATATTGATTTGAGATCTTTTGCATCTGCAAAATGAACGAATTCCGTAAATGGATTTGGATACACTTTCACTTCTTTAACCTCAGCGGCAGGATCAAGAGTTCCCAGAGATCCGTCATAGGCTGAGATCTGGAACGGTCCGTCCTGCGGAGAGCCGCCATTCCATTTCAGTACGCTGATGAGGAGTGTAGACCCTGCTGTTTGTCCTGTAAGGTTTACGGTGGAAAAAGCGTCGCCTAAATTATCGTCATTACAACCACCGGTAACCGGAGTAAGTGTACCGCAGGTTCCGCTAAACACATTCAGGACAGTATCGGTCATCGGCGATCCGGCTACGGGTCCTGTAGCAATAGTAATGCTACCCGATGCTGGAACTACTACGGAATACCAAACGTTATTATCCGCACTGGTCTGACAGGACTGCGGAGCGCCGTCGGTGGTTGCACCAAGACTGGTCGTTGTAAGTGCATTTTGTGCAAAAGTAGCGCCGGGTGTAAGTGCAACCGGGCTCGTGCAATTATCGTTTGCAGGAGGGGAAGGCGGGAGGGTAACACAAATATTGAACGAATTGGCATAGCCCGCACCATTGCTGTTATAAACCCGCACATAATAGGTATTGCCTACCGT
This window encodes:
- a CDS encoding GEVED domain-containing protein; the protein is MKRIYLLAALGLTMAQFSAQTYCLPEFASGCSGGDMIDSFTVPAAGFAHTDTGCSAGSYEDFSSTLTLTLQPSLPYDFTVTHDYSGQYVSIWADFNNDGTFDPTTELIGSGSSGSGMQTASTITVPAGTPVGTYRMRVADRWNSAPIPCNVSGYGEAHDYTLAVTAPPSCIVPGNFAASNILPTSAVLTWTAPTTPPANGYTVYYSTVNAAPTATTVLDATNSLSTPNLTATLNGLNPTTTYYAWIRTNCTTTDQSIWVASTGSFTTLCATFTPNYSNDFSTFPGACWSQATGGAPATGPGTGTSTYWYDDGFLNNGNTGAAKFNIYSTDRTGWLISPVFDLSAGGYRVKFDYGVTEYADITPSALGSDDLVQFLISTDGGVTWTVLQTWDATNSPSNTTNTYTYNLTTYTGNSTRFALYVTSGTTNDAEDLDFFTDNFAVEAIPTCDSTTNILVDAATVTATGGSITFTPSVSTPAGGYQVYFSTVNSAPTGATVLTPANSVTTASSPAIITGLSAATTYYVWVRSVCSANDMSVWTGGVQLTTACATITPAYTNDFSAFPGVCWEQASGGTPATGPTGTSANWYNDGFLNSGPSGAAGINLYSDFTTGWLMSPTFDLSAGPYTLTFDYGLVEWADTTSGVLGSDDQVQVLMSTNGGSTWTVLHTWDASSAISNTSTTYAYVVNGGTNQTKFAIYATEGSTNDAEDVEFFVDNFGLAAGALGVGEITADSKEVKVYPNPFTDVVNITEAKDLKSVTVIDMSGRLVKTIANPGRQINLSELKAGLYILKLDYKDGTSKSVKAIKK